In the genome of Sciurus carolinensis chromosome 3, mSciCar1.2, whole genome shotgun sequence, one region contains:
- the LOC124979816 gene encoding olfactory receptor 1468-like, translated as MTGRNQSTISEFLLLGLPIQPEHHNLFYALFLTMYLTTVLGNLIIIVLIRLDSHLHTPMYLFLSNLSFSDLCFSSVTIPKLLQTMQSQITTIPYAGCLTQMYFFLFFGDLESFLLVAMAYDRYVAICFPLHYPTIMSPKLCLSLVVLSWVLTMFHAMLHTLLMARLCFCAENVIPHFFCDMSALLKLSCSDTHVNELVIFITAGLILVIPFVLIVVSYGHIVSSILKVPSVQGIRKAFSTCGSHLSVVSLFYGTIIGLYLCPSANNSTVKDTVMALMYTVVTPMLNPFIYSLRNRDIKEAIRRILKKIPFNL; from the coding sequence ATGACAGGAAGGAACCAATCTACCATCTCAGagttcctcctcctgggcctgcccaTCCAGCCAGAACACCACAACCTGTTCTATGCTTTATTCCTGACCATGTATCTTACTACTGTCCTGGGGAACCTCATCATCATTGTCCTCATTCGCCTGGACTCCcatctccacactcccatgtattTGTTTCTCAGCAATTTGTCCTTCTCTGACCTCTGCTTTTCCTCTGTGACCATTCCTAAACTGCTGCAAACCATGCAGAGCCAAATTACAACCATCCCTTATGCAGGCTGTCTGACCCAAATgtacttcttcctgttttttggaGACCTGGAGAGCTTCCTTCTAGTggccatggcctatgaccgctatgtggctaTCTGCTTCCCCCTGCACTACCCAACCATCATGAGTCCCAAACTCTGTCTCTCCCTGGTGGTGCTCTCCTGGGTGTTGACCATGTTCCATGCCATGCTCCACACCCTACTTATGGCCAGATTGTGTTTCTGTGCAGAGAACGTgatcccccactttttctgtgatatGTCTGCTCTTCTGAAGCTGTCCTGCTCTGACACTCATGTCAATGAGTTGGTGATATTCATCACAGCAGGCCTCATTCTCGTCATTCCCTTTGTCCTCATTGTTGTTTCCTATGGGCACATCGTGTCCTCCATTCTCAAGGTCCCTTCTGTTCAAGGTATCCgtaaggccttctccacctgtggctcccacctctCTGTTGTGTCACTCTTCTATGGGACAATTATTGGACTCTACTTATGTCCATCGGCTAATAATTCTACTGTGAAAGATACTGTCATGGCTCTGATGTACACGGTGGTCactcccatgctgaacccctttatctacagctTGAGGAACAGAGACATAAAGGAAGCAATAAGAAGAATCCTTAAGAAAATTCCCTTTAACCTGTGA